TTCTTCGGCCCGCCGAGCCCGGAACCAATCAGCTCTATCAAGCCCGACTGGTACCTGCTGTGGGTTTTCGGTGCACTGGCAATCATTCCAGGCTTCGAATGGGAATTCCTGGGCGGCATTATCAGCGCCGAGTTCGTGGGCGCCATGGTGTTCCCGGGCCTGATCATCGGCGCCATGTTCGCCGTTCCCATGCTGGACCGCGCCAAGGACAACCAGTACTACGCCGAGAACCCCACCAACCACCCCGTGCGACTGGCCGCCGGTGTCGCCTTTATGGCCATGATGATCGTTCTGTCGGTGGCCGGCTACAAGATTGAATTGGTGCAAAGCGGCATTCTGCCGGATGCCAGCGCCAACGCCATCCTCTGGATTCTGACCATTGGCGTCCCCGTGATCAGCTACTTTGCGACCCTGGGCATCGTGCGCGGTATCCGCGCCCTGCGCGAAGCCGATGAGCGCGAGACGATGACCCACGCCCACGCGGACGACTGAGTTCACCTGTTTTCCTCGGCCGCCCTGGTTCATCACCAGGGCGGTTTTTTGTGGCTTGCAGCCGGCGCCTCAGCGGTGGCCCCAACATGCTTGACTGAAGACATGGATGAACTGGCTCTCCACCTTGCCCGCGAGGCCCGGCGCCTCGGCCTGGACCAAGAGGCACCCGAAGCCACGCTGAGCGCCTTTGCCAGCCTGGTCCTCGAAGAGCTGAGAGCCCATGGTCTCCTGCCAGACCCTGCGCCAGAGATCGGCTGCTGGGCCCAGCCCCGGTCCAGCGGCAACTGAACGCCGCTCCACGCACGGGGCGGGAGCGGCGGAAATGGTGACCTTTATGCCTGAACGCGGTTTGTTGGCAGCTTGACCGCTGGCGACACGCCTTCACGGCTCCCAGCAGCGTAGCCGACCTGGGCGCCGAACTGCCACGCCAGCTTGATCATGAACTGAATGGCGTCCTCGTCGTGCGCGCTGATCAGCTGGCGCAGGTGCTCGGGCAAGCCTTCGGGGAGGGGCATGGCGCGGAGCTGCTCCCCGTATTCACTGCGGAGCTGCTCGAACCACTCGGCGTAAGGGTTCGTCATGGCTGCATCTTAACAGAAGGACACTCAAGGAATGTAAGCGGTGTGGTTCTTTTGGGCTGTGAGGGAAGGCTCTGGGTGGGCTTGACCCGGGCAACTTTTCCCCTGTGTGCAGCAAAGGTCACCTGCCGCCCG
The nucleotide sequence above comes from Deinococcus multiflagellatus. Encoded proteins:
- a CDS encoding TroA family protein, with amino-acid sequence MTNPYAEWFEQLRSEYGEQLRAMPLPEGLPEHLRQLISAHDEDAIQFMIKLAWQFGAQVGYAAGSREGVSPAVKLPTNRVQA